GGAGTTCTCTGAAAAACTTTCCCGGCGGGTGAGCGGCCTGAAGGTGGGGAACGGCTTTGCCAAAGGATCCAAAATCGATGGAAACGCGCTGACGAAGGTCAAGGAGCATCTAGAAAAGATGTCCTCTCGCTTGGCGCTCGCGTGACGGTTGGCGGCAAATCCGGCGAACCGGGTGAGCAGTTCGTCTCGCCGACTGTTCTTGGGGGGCACCTCCGAGATGAAGGTTGCTCGCGAAGAGACCTTTGGTCCTATCGCACAGCTCTTTATCCTTCGACACGGAGGAAGAGGTCATCGAGATGGCGAATGATACCGAGTTTGGTCTTGCCGGATGTTTCTTTTCCCGCGACGTCTCTCGAATCGGTGTTGCGGAGGCCTTGGAGACCGGCCTGGTGGGCGGGAACACCGGACTCATCTCGACCGAAATGGCTCCGTCCGACGGCAT
This is a stretch of genomic DNA from Ensifer adhaerens. It encodes these proteins:
- a CDS encoding aldehyde dehydrogenase family protein, which codes for MANDTEFGLAGCFFSRDVSRIGVAEALETGLVGGNTGLISTEMAPSDGIKQSGMGREGSKYGTDDYVNIKYFA